In a genomic window of Alcanivorax sp.:
- a CDS encoding 2-oxoglutarate dehydrogenase E1 component: protein MQDSSMQRQWQSSHIGGANAAYVDELYESYLTDPNSVPEDWRVYFEKLPSVDAAVESDVPHAAVREYFLLQAKNRSRVQKFGASAVSTEHERRQVRVLHLIAAYRNRGHQVAKLDPLGIMEREAVPDLELSHHGLSPADLDTVFQTGNLFIGKPEATLREIVDCLQGTYCSSVGAEYMHIVNTAEKRWLQQRMEGVRSHPEYGEDVKKHILERLSAAEGLEKYLGSKYPGTKRFGLEGGESLIPLMDEIIQRVGSYGAKELVIGMAHRGRLNVLVNTLGKSPKDLFEEFDGKSFIETGSGDVKYHQGFSSNVQTSGGEVHLAMAFNPSHLEIVSPVVEGSVRARQDRREDYEGEQVVPILLHGDAAFAGQGVVMETFQMSQTRGFKTGGTLHVIINNQVGFTTSRREDARSTEYCTDVAKMVQAPIFHVNADDPEAVYFVTQLAVDYRMQFKKDVVIDLICYRRLGHNEADEPSSTQPLMYKKIKSHPTTRTLYAERLVSEGVVSEQAAQKTADDYRNMLDAGDHVVKSLVREPNKSLFVDWSPYIGHQVEDDWDTSYPLKKLQDLATRLETPPEGLVVQRQVKKILEDRRKMTAGALPLNWGYGETLAYATLIDQGFHVRLTGQDSGRGTFSHRHAVLHNQKDGEQYVPLQHLYEGQPRFDIYDSLLSEEAVLGYEYGYSTTTPKTLVIWEAQFGDFANGAQVVIDQFISSGEAKWGRLCGLTMLLPHGYEGQGPEHSSARLERFLQLCAEHNMQVCVPSTPAQIYHLLRRQAVRPLRKPLVIMSPKSLLRHKKAISTLEELADGIFRTVLDDPAELDRDKVKRVVMCSGKVYYDLLEKRDSDELIDTALIRVEQLYPFPEQRLQEVLEGYPNLENLVWCQEEPMNQGAWYCSQHHMYRVAREVGDLRVHYAGRDMAAAPAAGSMALHVEQQQRLVQDAFEIK from the coding sequence ATGCAAGACAGTTCCATGCAGCGCCAATGGCAGTCCTCCCACATTGGAGGAGCCAACGCCGCCTATGTCGACGAACTGTACGAATCCTATCTGACTGACCCCAATTCTGTGCCGGAAGACTGGCGCGTCTATTTCGAAAAACTCCCCAGTGTTGATGCCGCCGTCGAGTCCGACGTTCCCCATGCGGCTGTTCGCGAATACTTCCTGCTGCAAGCCAAGAATCGTTCCCGGGTGCAAAAGTTCGGTGCCAGTGCGGTCAGTACTGAGCACGAGCGGCGCCAGGTGCGGGTGTTGCACCTGATTGCGGCGTACCGCAACCGGGGCCATCAGGTGGCGAAGCTGGATCCGCTGGGGATCATGGAACGCGAAGCGGTACCGGATCTGGAGTTGTCTCACCACGGGTTAAGCCCCGCGGACCTGGATACCGTATTCCAGACCGGCAACCTGTTTATCGGCAAGCCGGAAGCGACCCTGCGCGAAATCGTTGACTGTCTTCAGGGTACCTACTGCTCCAGTGTGGGTGCCGAGTACATGCACATCGTCAACACCGCGGAAAAACGCTGGTTGCAACAGCGCATGGAAGGGGTGCGCAGCCATCCTGAATACGGTGAAGACGTTAAGAAACATATTCTCGAGCGTCTCTCCGCCGCCGAAGGCCTGGAAAAATACCTGGGAAGCAAGTACCCCGGTACCAAGCGCTTTGGTCTCGAAGGCGGTGAATCCCTGATTCCGTTGATGGACGAAATCATTCAGCGGGTGGGCAGCTACGGGGCCAAGGAACTGGTCATTGGCATGGCCCACCGGGGTAGACTGAATGTGCTGGTCAACACCCTGGGCAAAAGCCCCAAGGACCTGTTCGAGGAATTCGATGGCAAGAGCTTCATCGAAACCGGTTCCGGTGACGTAAAGTATCACCAGGGCTTCTCCTCCAATGTGCAGACCTCCGGTGGTGAAGTCCATCTGGCCATGGCGTTCAATCCGTCTCACCTGGAAATCGTTTCTCCGGTGGTGGAAGGCTCGGTGCGGGCTCGACAGGACCGCCGTGAGGATTATGAAGGTGAACAGGTGGTGCCGATCCTGCTGCACGGGGACGCGGCTTTCGCCGGCCAGGGTGTGGTCATGGAAACCTTCCAGATGTCGCAGACCCGCGGCTTCAAGACCGGCGGCACCTTGCATGTGATCATCAACAACCAGGTGGGTTTTACCACCAGCCGTCGTGAGGATGCCCGCTCCACGGAGTACTGCACCGACGTGGCGAAGATGGTGCAGGCACCGATCTTTCACGTGAATGCGGATGATCCGGAAGCGGTTTACTTTGTTACCCAGCTGGCGGTGGATTACCGCATGCAGTTCAAGAAGGACGTGGTGATCGACCTGATCTGCTATCGCCGTCTGGGGCACAACGAAGCGGATGAGCCGTCATCCACTCAGCCGTTGATGTACAAGAAGATCAAGTCCCATCCGACTACTCGTACCCTTTATGCGGAACGCCTGGTCAGTGAGGGCGTGGTCAGTGAGCAGGCCGCGCAGAAGACCGCAGACGATTACCGCAACATGCTGGACGCGGGCGACCATGTGGTGAAATCCCTGGTCCGCGAACCCAACAAGTCCCTGTTCGTAGACTGGTCACCCTACATCGGCCATCAGGTTGAAGATGACTGGGATACCAGCTATCCGCTGAAAAAACTGCAGGATCTGGCCACTCGTCTGGAAACACCGCCGGAAGGTCTGGTGGTCCAGCGCCAGGTGAAAAAGATTCTCGAAGACCGCCGCAAGATGACCGCCGGCGCGTTGCCGCTGAACTGGGGCTACGGGGAAACTTTGGCCTACGCCACCTTGATTGATCAGGGTTTTCATGTGCGCCTTACCGGGCAGGACTCCGGCCGCGGTACGTTCTCCCATCGCCACGCGGTGCTGCACAACCAGAAAGACGGTGAGCAGTATGTACCGCTGCAGCACCTTTATGAGGGTCAGCCACGTTTCGATATTTACGATTCGTTGCTGTCTGAAGAAGCGGTGCTGGGGTACGAGTACGGCTATTCCACCACCACGCCCAAGACCCTGGTGATCTGGGAAGCCCAGTTTGGTGATTTCGCCAACGGCGCTCAGGTGGTGATCGATCAGTTCATTTCCTCCGGAGAAGCCAAGTGGGGCCGGCTGTGTGGCCTGACCATGCTGTTGCCCCATGGCTATGAAGGGCAGGGGCCGGAGCATTCCTCCGCTCGTCTGGAACGATTCCTGCAACTGTGCGCCGAGCACAACATGCAGGTCTGCGTGCCCAGCACCCCGGCGCAGATTTATCACCTGCTGCGTCGCCAGGCGGTACGGCCGTTGCGCAAGCCGCTGGTGATCATGAGTCCGAAGAGCCTGCTGCGGCACAAGAAAGCGATTTCCACGCTGGAAGAGCTGGCCGACGGTATTTTCCGTACCGTGCTGGATGATCCTGCGGAGCTGGATCGCGACAAGGTGAAACGGGTAGTGATGTGTTCCGGCAAGGTCTACTACGACCTGCTGGAAAAACGCGACAGCGATGAGTTGATCGACACCGCACTGATTCGTGTCGAGCAGCTCTATCCGTTCCCGGAGCAGCGCTTGCAGGAAGTGTTGGAGGGCTACCCCAATCTGGAGAACCTGGTGTGGTGTCAGGAAGAGCCCATGAACCAGGGCGCCTGGTATTGCTCCCAGCACCATATGTACCGGGTGGCTCGCGAGGTCGGAGACCTGCGGGTGCATTACGCAGGCCGGGATATGGCTGCCGCGCCGGCAGCTGGCTCCATGGCCCTTCATGTGGAACAACAGCAGCGTCTGGTCCAGGACGCCTTCGAGATCAAGTAG
- the gltA gene encoding citrate synthase, which translates to MTEKKATLKVDGKDLDLPIYSPTLGRDVIDVSKLVANGVFTFDPGFTSTASCESKITFIDGEVGKLLHRGYSIEELAGKSDYLEVCYTLLYGELPTAEQKEQFVSTVKNHTMVHEQIRNFFNGFRRDAHPMAIMCGVVGALSAFYHDSLDINNPEHREITAYRLIAKMPTIAAMCYKYALGQPFMYPRNDLGYAENFLHMMFGNPCEESKISPTLAKAMDRIFILHADHEQNASTSTVRLAGSSGANPFACIAAGISALWGPAHGGANEAVLNMLDEIGSLDNIDTYIAKAKDKNDPFKLMGFGHRVYKNYDPRATVMRESCHEVLAELGVNDPQLELAMKLEEIALSDPYFKEKKLFPNVDFYSGIILKAIGIPTSMFTVIFALSRTVGWIAHWNEMISNPYKIGRPRQLYTGETEREFVPVNERK; encoded by the coding sequence ATGACCGAGAAGAAAGCCACTCTCAAGGTAGATGGTAAGGACCTGGACCTGCCTATCTACTCCCCGACACTGGGCCGCGACGTTATTGACGTGTCCAAACTGGTAGCCAATGGTGTCTTTACCTTCGACCCGGGCTTTACCTCCACCGCCTCCTGTGAATCCAAGATCACCTTTATCGACGGTGAAGTGGGTAAGCTGCTGCATCGCGGCTACTCCATCGAGGAACTGGCCGGCAAGTCCGACTACCTGGAAGTGTGCTACACCCTGCTCTACGGCGAGTTGCCGACAGCAGAGCAGAAAGAGCAATTCGTCAGCACCGTGAAGAACCACACCATGGTGCACGAGCAGATTCGTAACTTCTTCAACGGTTTCCGCCGCGATGCCCATCCCATGGCCATCATGTGCGGCGTGGTTGGCGCCCTTTCCGCCTTCTACCACGACTCTCTGGATATCAATAATCCCGAACACCGTGAAATCACTGCGTACCGCCTGATCGCCAAGATGCCCACCATTGCGGCCATGTGTTACAAGTACGCGCTGGGCCAGCCCTTCATGTACCCGCGCAACGACCTGGGTTATGCAGAAAACTTCCTGCACATGATGTTTGGCAACCCCTGTGAAGAGTCCAAAATCAGCCCGACCCTGGCCAAGGCCATGGATCGCATCTTCATCCTGCACGCAGACCACGAGCAGAACGCCTCCACCTCTACCGTGCGTCTGGCTGGCTCTTCCGGTGCCAACCCGTTCGCCTGTATTGCTGCGGGCATCTCTGCTCTGTGGGGGCCGGCACATGGCGGCGCCAACGAAGCCGTACTGAACATGCTGGATGAAATCGGCAGCCTGGATAACATCGACACCTACATCGCCAAGGCCAAGGACAAGAACGATCCGTTCAAGCTGATGGGCTTCGGTCACCGGGTCTACAAGAACTACGACCCGCGCGCCACCGTAATGCGCGAATCCTGCCACGAAGTACTGGCCGAGCTGGGTGTCAACGACCCGCAGCTGGAACTGGCCATGAAGCTGGAAGAAATCGCCCTGAGCGACCCCTACTTCAAAGAGAAGAAGCTGTTCCCGAACGTGGATTTCTACTCTGGTATCATCCTGAAAGCGATTGGTATCCCGACGTCCATGTTCACCGTGATCTTCGCCCTGTCCCGCACCGTGGGCTGGATCGCGCACTGGAACGAAATGATCTCCAACCCGTACAAGATTGGCCGTCCGCGCCAGCTGTACACCGGCGAGACCGAACGCGAGTTCGTACCGGTCAACGAGCGCAAATAA
- the sdhC gene encoding succinate dehydrogenase, cytochrome b556 subunit: MNDKRPVNLDLSTIKFPVTAIASITHRVTGVAIFLALPILLWMLDRSLASPESFADLKELMTSPLVKLVVWAILAVLLYHLVAGIRHLIMDAGVGETLEGGQRGAKLVFIISVVLILLVGGWIW, from the coding sequence GTGAACGATAAGCGACCCGTTAACCTCGATCTGAGCACGATCAAGTTCCCGGTCACGGCTATAGCATCTATCACCCACCGTGTAACCGGCGTTGCCATTTTCCTGGCGTTGCCGATTCTTCTGTGGATGCTGGATCGCTCCCTGGCGTCTCCCGAGAGCTTTGCGGACCTGAAAGAACTGATGACCTCCCCGCTGGTGAAGCTGGTGGTATGGGCCATTCTGGCTGTACTGCTGTATCACCTGGTGGCAGGTATTCGCCACCTTATTATGGATGCTGGCGTGGGTGAGACCCTGGAAGGCGGCCAGCGCGGCGCCAAGCTGGTGTTCATCATCTCTGTAGTACTGATTCTGCTGGTAGGAGGCTGGATATGGTAA
- a CDS encoding SMP-30/gluconolactonase/LRE family protein — MIKNIALLILIILVGYLLFWPVSIDPVAWQAPEAPALEGPYASNSALAESRSLAVDEGIGPEDVAIDDDGFLYVGYVDGRIVRFDPDGSNPDLIADTKGRPLGLDFDPQGNLLVADGYKGLLSISPSGAISALSQRADGIDYEFTDDVDADSNGVIYFTDASSKFGPALHARDDILEHGGHGRLLRYDPASDHTDVLLDGLQFANGVAVSQNEDFVLVNETGSYRIVRYWLKGDKAGSHDVFVDNLPGIPDGVSANGNGTFWVALFSPRNAMLDAMSDKPLLRKVAFRLPSFLQPQPAHHGFVLGLNEQGEVTHNLQDTSADAFAPITSVEQHGNTLYLGSLTAPRFAAYPLPANDPATLTEQDASHVTD, encoded by the coding sequence ATGATAAAAAACATCGCACTGCTGATTCTCATCATTCTGGTTGGCTATCTGTTGTTCTGGCCGGTTTCCATCGATCCGGTGGCCTGGCAAGCGCCCGAGGCGCCGGCACTGGAAGGCCCCTACGCCAGCAACTCTGCCCTGGCGGAAAGCCGCTCCCTGGCTGTCGATGAAGGCATCGGCCCGGAAGACGTGGCCATTGATGACGACGGTTTTCTCTATGTGGGTTATGTGGACGGGCGCATCGTTCGCTTTGACCCTGATGGCAGCAACCCGGACCTGATTGCCGACACCAAGGGCCGTCCGCTGGGCCTGGATTTCGACCCGCAAGGCAATCTGCTCGTCGCCGATGGCTACAAGGGACTGCTCAGCATCAGCCCGTCCGGGGCCATTTCCGCGCTCTCGCAACGGGCAGACGGTATAGATTACGAGTTCACCGATGATGTGGACGCGGACAGCAACGGGGTTATCTACTTCACCGATGCCTCCAGCAAGTTCGGCCCAGCACTGCACGCCCGCGACGATATCCTTGAGCACGGTGGCCACGGCCGTCTGCTGCGTTACGACCCGGCCAGCGACCACACAGACGTCCTGCTTGATGGCCTGCAATTCGCCAACGGCGTCGCCGTGTCACAGAACGAAGACTTTGTGCTGGTCAATGAAACCGGCAGTTACCGGATTGTCCGTTACTGGCTGAAAGGCGATAAAGCCGGCAGCCATGATGTCTTCGTCGACAACCTGCCGGGCATTCCCGACGGCGTCTCCGCCAACGGCAACGGCACCTTCTGGGTGGCCCTGTTCAGCCCGCGCAACGCCATGCTGGATGCCATGTCCGACAAGCCACTGCTGCGCAAGGTGGCCTTCCGTCTACCCTCCTTCCTGCAGCCCCAGCCGGCTCATCACGGGTTTGTACTGGGCCTGAACGAACAGGGCGAAGTGACCCACAACCTGCAGGATACCAGTGCCGACGCTTTCGCCCCCATCACCAGCGTGGAACAGCACGGCAATACCCTTTACCTGGGTAGCCTCACGGCCCCCCGTTTTGCCGCCTACCCGCTACCGGCCAATGACCCCGCCACCCTCACGGAGCAAGACGCCAGCCATGTCACAGATTAA
- the sdhA gene encoding succinate dehydrogenase flavoprotein subunit — MSIRTITFDAIVVGGGGAGMRASLQMAQSGFKTALISKVFPTRSHTVSAQGGITCAIASADPNDDWRWHMYDTVKGSDYIGDQDAIEYMCNVGPEAVFELDHMGLPFSRTEEGRIYQRPFGGQSKNFGEGGQAARTCAAADRTGHALLHTLYQQNLKNGTQFYNEWYAAELVKDADGNVCGVIAIDIESGETVFFKAKATVFATGGSGRIYASTTNALINTGDGVGMALRAGLPVQDIEMWQFHPTGIAGAGVLVTEGCRGEGGYLINKDGERFMERYAPNAKDLASRDVVARSMMMEILDGRGAGPDGDHVFLKLDHLGEEVLHSRLPGICELAITFAQTDPVKEPIPVVPTCHYMMGGIPTNVHGQAIKLSGGHEGEDQFVNGLFAVGEVACVSVHGANRLGGNSLLDLVVFGRAAGLFIEDQLRQGMTQYEPTDADIDQALSRVRRWDESSGGESVSALRKELQSVMQNHFGVFRKGDLMAEGVAKLADLRERISKAHLDDKSKPFNTARIEALELDNLLEVAEATAIAAEGRTESRGAHSRYDYPDRDDENWLCHSIFDPKAKKLGKREVNFKPKTVDTFQPKARTY, encoded by the coding sequence ATGTCCATTCGCACTATTACGTTTGACGCTATCGTCGTAGGTGGTGGTGGTGCCGGTATGCGCGCCTCACTGCAAATGGCCCAGTCCGGTTTCAAGACTGCGCTGATTTCCAAAGTCTTTCCGACCCGTTCGCACACCGTGTCCGCCCAGGGCGGCATCACCTGTGCGATCGCGTCTGCCGATCCCAACGATGATTGGCGCTGGCACATGTACGATACCGTCAAGGGCTCCGATTACATCGGTGACCAGGACGCCATCGAATACATGTGTAACGTGGGCCCGGAAGCGGTGTTCGAGCTGGACCATATGGGTCTGCCGTTCTCCCGTACCGAAGAAGGCCGTATCTATCAGCGTCCGTTCGGTGGCCAGTCCAAGAACTTCGGTGAAGGTGGCCAGGCGGCCCGTACCTGTGCCGCCGCTGACCGTACTGGTCACGCGCTGCTGCATACCCTTTACCAGCAGAACCTGAAGAACGGCACCCAGTTCTACAATGAGTGGTACGCTGCCGAACTGGTCAAAGATGCTGACGGTAATGTCTGTGGCGTGATTGCCATCGACATCGAGTCCGGTGAGACCGTGTTCTTCAAGGCCAAGGCAACCGTATTTGCCACCGGTGGTTCCGGCCGTATCTACGCCTCCACCACCAATGCCCTGATCAACACTGGTGACGGCGTGGGCATGGCCCTGCGTGCCGGCCTGCCGGTGCAGGACATCGAGATGTGGCAGTTCCACCCCACCGGCATCGCCGGCGCTGGTGTACTGGTAACCGAAGGTTGCCGGGGCGAGGGTGGTTACCTGATCAACAAGGACGGCGAGCGCTTCATGGAGCGTTACGCGCCGAACGCCAAAGATCTGGCGTCCCGCGACGTTGTTGCCCGTTCCATGATGATGGAAATCCTGGATGGCCGCGGTGCCGGTCCGGATGGTGATCACGTGTTCCTGAAGCTGGATCACCTGGGTGAAGAAGTCCTGCACAGCCGCCTGCCGGGCATCTGTGAGCTGGCCATTACCTTTGCGCAGACCGATCCGGTGAAAGAGCCCATTCCGGTTGTACCTACCTGTCACTACATGATGGGCGGTATCCCCACCAATGTTCACGGCCAGGCGATCAAGCTGAGCGGCGGCCATGAAGGCGAAGACCAGTTCGTTAACGGTCTGTTCGCGGTGGGTGAAGTAGCCTGTGTATCTGTACACGGTGCCAACCGTCTGGGCGGCAACTCGCTGTTGGATCTGGTGGTGTTCGGTCGTGCGGCCGGTCTGTTCATCGAAGATCAGCTGCGTCAGGGTATGACCCAGTACGAGCCCACCGATGCCGACATCGACCAGGCCCTGTCCCGCGTGCGTCGCTGGGATGAGTCCAGTGGTGGTGAGTCTGTCTCCGCCCTGCGCAAAGAGCTGCAGAGCGTGATGCAGAATCACTTCGGGGTGTTCCGCAAGGGCGACCTGATGGCGGAAGGTGTAGCCAAGCTGGCGGATCTGCGTGAGCGGATTTCCAAGGCGCACCTGGATGACAAGAGCAAGCCGTTCAATACCGCGCGTATCGAAGCGCTGGAGCTGGACAACCTGCTTGAAGTGGCGGAAGCCACTGCCATCGCCGCAGAGGGACGTACCGAAAGTCGTGGCGCGCATTCCCGTTACGACTACCCGGATCGTGATGATGAGAACTGGCTCTGCCACTCCATCTTCGACCCCAAAGCCAAGAAGCTGGGCAAGCGTGAGGTGAACTTCAAGCCGAAGACCGTTGACACCTTCCAGCCCAAGGCGCGGACCTACTAA
- a CDS encoding succinate dehydrogenase iron-sulfur subunit, which produces MKVSIYRYNPETDREPSMKEYEVDTQGKDLMVLDILALVKEQDESMSYRRSCREGVCGSDGMNMNGKNGLACITPLSQVAPGVLEGKKPLILRPLPGLPVIRDLVVDMGMFYNQYEKVQPFLQNNTPAPAIERLQTPEDRAKLDGLYECILCACCSTSCPSFWWNPDKFLGPAALLQSYRFLADSRDNATEERLSKLDDPFSLFRCHGIMNCVSVCPKGLNPTRAIGHIRSMLLERGI; this is translated from the coding sequence ATGAAAGTCAGTATCTATCGCTACAATCCGGAAACGGACCGCGAGCCGAGCATGAAGGAGTATGAGGTCGATACCCAGGGTAAAGACCTCATGGTGCTGGACATTCTGGCGCTGGTGAAAGAGCAGGACGAATCCATGTCCTACCGTCGCTCCTGCCGTGAAGGCGTCTGTGGTTCCGACGGCATGAACATGAACGGCAAGAATGGCCTGGCCTGTATCACTCCGCTGTCCCAGGTGGCGCCGGGTGTACTGGAAGGCAAGAAGCCGCTGATCCTGCGCCCGCTGCCGGGCCTGCCGGTGATTCGTGACCTGGTGGTGGACATGGGCATGTTCTACAACCAGTACGAGAAGGTGCAGCCGTTCCTGCAGAACAACACGCCGGCTCCGGCCATCGAGCGCCTGCAGACCCCGGAAGATCGTGCCAAGCTGGACGGTCTGTACGAGTGTATTCTGTGTGCCTGTTGCTCTACCAGCTGCCCAAGCTTCTGGTGGAACCCGGACAAGTTCCTGGGCCCGGCGGCCCTGTTGCAGAGCTACCGCTTCCTGGCGGACAGCCGCGACAATGCCACCGAAGAGCGACTGAGCAAACTGGACGACCCGTTCAGCCTGTTCCGTTGCCACGGCATCATGAACTGCGTCAGCGTGTGTCCGAAAGGGCTCAACCCGACCCGGGCCATTGGCCATATCCGTTCCATGCTATTGGAGCGGGGCATCTGA
- the sdhD gene encoding succinate dehydrogenase, hydrophobic membrane anchor protein — MVTSVTSLGRNGLYDWLIQRVSAVIIGVYMIGMLGYLMLSGDLDYGSWKALMGSVCMQIANTLLVVSVAAHTWVGLWGVTTDYLTGMTLGKAATGVRLIAQLAIALALVVYLLWGLVLIWGGA; from the coding sequence ATGGTAACCAGTGTGACGAGCCTGGGCCGTAACGGCCTGTATGACTGGCTCATTCAACGTGTGTCTGCCGTTATCATTGGTGTGTACATGATCGGCATGCTGGGCTACCTGATGTTGTCCGGTGATCTGGACTATGGCAGCTGGAAGGCCCTGATGGGCTCTGTTTGCATGCAGATTGCCAACACCCTGCTGGTAGTTTCCGTCGCTGCACATACCTGGGTAGGCCTGTGGGGCGTAACCACCGACTACCTGACCGGCATGACCCTGGGTAAAGCTGCCACCGGCGTTCGCCTGATTGCCCAGTTGGCAATCGCACTGGCTCTGGTGGTGTATCTGCTGTGGGGTCTGGTTCTGATCTGGGGAGGGGCGTAA